A region of Vigna radiata var. radiata cultivar VC1973A chromosome 10, Vradiata_ver6, whole genome shotgun sequence DNA encodes the following proteins:
- the LOC106776191 gene encoding ATPase family AAA domain-containing protein 1-B isoform X3, which produces MGGSSETKFLQDLLLYAASAALSCLVLFAGLRHLDPNREASKKVLEHKKEIAKRLGRPLIQTNPYEDVIACDVINPDHIDVEFNSIGGLETIKQALFELVILPLKRPDLFSHGKLLGPQKGVLLYGPPGTGKTMLAKAIAKESGAVFINVRISNLMSKWFGDAQKLVAAVFSLAYKLQPAIIFIDEVDSFLGQRRTTDHEALLNMKTEFMALWDGFTTDQNARVMVLAATNRPSELDEAILRRLPQAFEIGIPDHRERTEILKVILKGERVEDNIEFGHIAGLCEGYTGSDLFDLCKKAAYFPIRELLDEEKKGKRSPAPRPLSQLDLEKAIATSQKTKVAASEYAGFSLQSPSRWSVPGDSD; this is translated from the exons ATGGGAGGTTCATCGGAGACGAAGTTCTTGCAAGACCTGTTGTTGTATGCTGCGAGCGCGGCGTTGAGTTGCTTGGTGTTGTTCGCGGGACTCAGACACCTCGATCCTAATCGCGAAGCTTCCAAAAAGGTTCTTGAGCACAAGAAAGAGATTGCAAAGCGTCTCGGTCGCCCCCTTATTCAGACTAACCCTTACGAG GATGTTATAGCCTGTGATGTTATAAATCCTGACCACATTGATGTGGAGTTTAATTCTATTGGGGGACTGGAAACCATCAAGCAAGCTTTGTTTGAGCTTGTTATTCTGCCTCTAAAAAGACCAGATTTGTTTTCACATGGTAAGCTTCTTGGACCACAAAAGGGGGTTCTGTTGTATGGACCACCTGGCACTGGAAAAACCATGCTTGCCAAAGCTATTGCTAAGGAGTCGGGAGCAGTTTTTATCAATGTGAGGATATCAAACCTTATGAGCAAGTGGTTTGGGGATGCCCAAAAGCTTG TGGCTGCGGTATTTAGCCTGGCTTATAAGCTTCAGCCTGCCATCATTTTCATTGATGAAGTAGACAGTTTTTTGGGACAACGCCGTACAACAGATCATGAGGCTTTGTTAAACATGAAAACTGAGTTTATGGCTTTGTGGGACGGATTTACTACGGATC AGAATGCTCGAGTTATGGTCCTTGCAGCGACAAATCGTCCTTCAGAACTTGATGAAGCAATACTACGGCGTCTTCCTCAAGCCTTTGAAATTGGAATTCCTGATCACAGGGAGAGGACTGAAATATTGAAGGTTATCTTAAAGGGTGAGAGGGTTGAAGACAACATAGAGTTTGGTCATATAGCAGGCTTGTGTGAGGGTTACACTGGTTCAGATCTATTTGATCTTTGCAAGAAAGCTGCCTATTTTCCTATTAGAGAACTGCtagatgaagagaagaaaggaaaacgATCTCCT GCACCTAGACCTTTGTCCCAGTTAGATTTGGAGAAGGCCATTGCCACTTCACAGAAGACAAAGGTTGCTGCAAGTGAATACGCTGGATTCAGCCTTCAGTCACCTTCAAGATGGTCGGTGCCTGGTGATTCAG ACTAA
- the LOC106776191 gene encoding ATPase family AAA domain-containing protein 1-B isoform X2, whose amino-acid sequence MGGSSETKFLQDLLLYAASAALSCLVLFAGLRHLDPNREASKKVLEHKKEIAKRLGRPLIQTNPYEDVIACDVINPDHIDVEFNSIGGLETIKQALFELVILPLKRPDLFSHGKLLGPQKGVLLYGPPGTGKTMLAKAIAKESGAVFINVRISNLMSKWFGDAQKLVAAVFSLAYKLQPAIIFIDEVDSFLGQRRTTDHEALLNMKTEFMALWDGFTTDQNARVMVLAATNRPSELDEAILRRLPQAFEIGIPDHRERTEILKVILKGERVEDNIEFGHIAGLCEGYTGSDLFDLCKKAAYFPIRELLDEEKKGKRSPAPRPLSQLDLEKAIATSQKTKVAASEYAGFSLQSPSRWSVPGDSGVRSVNIL is encoded by the exons ATGGGAGGTTCATCGGAGACGAAGTTCTTGCAAGACCTGTTGTTGTATGCTGCGAGCGCGGCGTTGAGTTGCTTGGTGTTGTTCGCGGGACTCAGACACCTCGATCCTAATCGCGAAGCTTCCAAAAAGGTTCTTGAGCACAAGAAAGAGATTGCAAAGCGTCTCGGTCGCCCCCTTATTCAGACTAACCCTTACGAG GATGTTATAGCCTGTGATGTTATAAATCCTGACCACATTGATGTGGAGTTTAATTCTATTGGGGGACTGGAAACCATCAAGCAAGCTTTGTTTGAGCTTGTTATTCTGCCTCTAAAAAGACCAGATTTGTTTTCACATGGTAAGCTTCTTGGACCACAAAAGGGGGTTCTGTTGTATGGACCACCTGGCACTGGAAAAACCATGCTTGCCAAAGCTATTGCTAAGGAGTCGGGAGCAGTTTTTATCAATGTGAGGATATCAAACCTTATGAGCAAGTGGTTTGGGGATGCCCAAAAGCTTG TGGCTGCGGTATTTAGCCTGGCTTATAAGCTTCAGCCTGCCATCATTTTCATTGATGAAGTAGACAGTTTTTTGGGACAACGCCGTACAACAGATCATGAGGCTTTGTTAAACATGAAAACTGAGTTTATGGCTTTGTGGGACGGATTTACTACGGATC AGAATGCTCGAGTTATGGTCCTTGCAGCGACAAATCGTCCTTCAGAACTTGATGAAGCAATACTACGGCGTCTTCCTCAAGCCTTTGAAATTGGAATTCCTGATCACAGGGAGAGGACTGAAATATTGAAGGTTATCTTAAAGGGTGAGAGGGTTGAAGACAACATAGAGTTTGGTCATATAGCAGGCTTGTGTGAGGGTTACACTGGTTCAGATCTATTTGATCTTTGCAAGAAAGCTGCCTATTTTCCTATTAGAGAACTGCtagatgaagagaagaaaggaaaacgATCTCCT GCACCTAGACCTTTGTCCCAGTTAGATTTGGAGAAGGCCATTGCCACTTCACAGAAGACAAAGGTTGCTGCAAGTGAATACGCTGGATTCAGCCTTCAGTCACCTTCAAGATGGTCGGTGCCTGGTGATTCAG GTGTCAGATCCGTCAACATTCTATGA
- the LOC106775234 gene encoding AAA-ATPase At2g46620, which translates to MLSIFFFLFSFSLILFFFRKTSALYILNQWFISFENRLHIHQSFKIPRYNLHGQENQLYRQILTYLDSLPSVQDSDYTNLFSGPNPSDIFLHLDPNHTAHDNFLGAKLSWTNDASASAAGALVLRIKKKDKRRVFRQYFQHILSVADEVEQRRKKDIKLYVNSGAGEWRSAPFTHPASFDTVAMEAELKNKVKSDLDQFMKSKQYYHRLGRVWKRSYLLYGAPGTGKSSFVAAMAKFLCYDVYDVDVSKFSDGGDWKLMLMQTTAKSLIVIEDLDRLLAQKSNTNTASLSSVLNFMDGIVSCCGEERVMVFTMNETKEDVDQAVLRPGRVDVHIHFPLCDFSTFKILASSYLGLKEHKLFPQVEEVFQTGARLSPAEVGEIMISNRNSPTRALKTVISALQVHSNAPRDGQRLSHSGSGRNSDDSDPGTVICRESLHTVREFRKLYGLLRLGSRRKDESYSGPIDKEPQRIDGRVG; encoded by the coding sequence ATgctttccattttcttctttcttttttccttttctctaatCCTTTTCTTCTTCCGTAAAACCTCTGCACTTTACATCCTCAACCAATGGTTCATCTCCTTCGAAAATCGCCTTCACATTCACCAGTCCTTCAAAATTCCTCGCTACAACCTTCATGGACAGGAAAATCAACTCTACCGCCAAATTCTCACTTACCTCGATTCTCTTCCTTCCGTTCAAGACTCCGATTACACCAACCTCTTCTCTGGCCCCAATCCCTCCGACATCTTCCTCCACCTCGACCCTAACCACACCGCTCACGATAACTTCCTCGGCGCAAAGCTCTCCTGGACAAACGACGCCTCTGCCTCCGCCGCCGGCGCGCTAGTCCTCCGAATCAAGAAGAAAGATAAGCGCCGAGTCTTCCGGCAGTACTTCCAGCACATTCTCTCCGTCGCCGACGAGGTCGAGCAGCGCCGGAAAAAGGACATAAAGCTATACGTGAACTCCGGCGCCGGCGAGTGGCGCTCGGCGCCGTTCACGCATCCGGCTAGCTTCGACACGGTGGCGATGGAAGCGGAGCTGAAGAACAAGGTGAAGTCCGATCTGGACCAGTTCATGAAGTCGAAGCAGTACTACCACCGCCTGGGCCGTGTTTGGAAGCGGAGCTACCTCCTCTACGGCGCGCCTGGCACGGGAAAATCGAGCTTCGTTGCCGCCATGGCGAAGTTCCTTTGCTACGACGTCTACGACGTGGACGTGTCGAAGTTCAGCGACGGCGGCGATTGGAAGTTGATGCTGATGCAAACGACGGCGAAGTCTCTCATCGTGATCGAGGACCTCGATCGCTTGCTCGCACAAAAGTCAAACACAAACACAGCGAGTTTATCGAGCGTGTTGAACTTCATGGACGGAATCGTATCGTGCTGCGGAGAAGAGCGCGTGATGGTGTTCACGATGAACGAAACTAAAGAGGATGTTGATCAAGCGGTTCTGAGGCCTGGGAGGGTTGACGTTCACATACACTTCCCCTTATGTGATTTCTCCACCTTTAAGATTCTAGCCAGTAGTTACTTAGGGTTGAAGGAGCACAAGCTTTTCCCTCAGGTCGAAGAGGTTTTTCAGACCGGGGCCCGGCTCAGCCCGGCCGAGGTTGGCGAGATTATGATATCCAACCGGAATTCCCCGACACGGGCCTTGAAAACCGTTATTTCGGCCCTGCAGGTCCACTCCAACGCCCCCAGAGATGGACAGAGGTTGAGCCATAGCGGGTCGGGTCGGAACAGCGATGATAGCGATCCGGGTACGGTTATATGTAGGGAGAGCCTCCACACCGTGAGGGAGTTCCGTAAATTGTATGGGCTTTTGCGGTTGGGAAGTCGGAGGAAGGACGAGTCTTATTCGGGGCCCATCGACAAAGAGCCTCAACGTATCGATGGTCGGGTCGGATAA
- the LOC106775696 gene encoding metal-nicotianamine transporter YSL3 — protein sequence MNPMGTNATSNEELKEIENLGREDIEEAPVVPGDVSTIAPWPRQITIRGLVASFLVGTIYSVIVMKLNLTTGLVPNLNVSAALLGFVFIRSWTKILAKANIVSTPFTRQENTVIQTCAVACYSIAVGGGFGSYLLGLNRKTYEQAGFDTEGNNPASTKEPGIGWMTAFLFVTSFVGLLALVPIRKIMIIDYKLTYPSGTATAVLINGFHTPKGDAMAKKQVHGFLKFFSASFFWAFFQWFYTGGDSCGFVQFPTFGLKAWKNSFYFDFSMTYVGAGMICSHLVNLSLLLGAVISWGIMWPLIRGLKGEWFPASIPESSMKSLNGYKVFISIALILGDGLYNFVKVLYFTATNIHASVRRKNLNTFSDNQKPLPIDDLRRNEVFARESIPIWLACAGYILFSIVSIIVIPLMFPQLKWYYVVFAYLFAPSLGFCNAYGAGLTDMNMAYNYGKVALFVLAALAGKSDGVVAGLVGCGLIKSIVSISSDLMHDFKTGHLTFTSPRSMLLSQAIGTAIGCVVAPLTFFLFYKAFDVGNPNGDYKAPYAIIYRNMAILGVEGFSALPRHCLQLCYGFFAFAIVANLVRDLGPKKVGNWIPLPMAMAVPFLVGGYFAIDMCMGSLVVFMWHKLNKSEASLMVPAAASGLICGDGLWILPSSILALLKVRPPICMSFLSSSSS from the exons ATGAATCCAATGGGTACTAATGCAACAAGCAACGAAGAACTCAAGGAGATTGAGAATCTCGGAAGAGAAGATATTGAAGAGGCTCCGGTTGTGCCTGGTGACGTGAGTACAATAGCACCGTGGCCAAGACAGATTACAATTCGGGGACTGGTAGCTAGCTTTCTGGTTGGAACAATTTATAGTGTAATTGTGATGAAGTTGAACCTCACAACTGGATTAGTCCCCAATCTCAATGTCTCGGCTGCTCTCCTTGGTTTTGTGTTCATCAGATCTTGGACTAAGATTCTTGCAAAGGCCAATATTGTTTCAACACCATTCACTAGACAGGAGAATACCGTAATCCAGACTTGTGCAGTCGCTTGCTATAGCATCGCGGTTGGAG GTGGTTTTGGGTCTTACCTCTTGGGTTTGAATAGGAAGACGTATGAGCAAGCAGGGTTTGATACAGAGGGGAACAATCCTGCGAGTACTAAGGAGCCTGGAATTGGATGGATGACAGCCTTTCTCTTTGTCACCAGCTTTGTTGGGTTGTTGGCGTTGGTTCCCATTAGAAAG ATTATGATAATAGACTACAAGTTAACTTATCCAAGTGGAACTGCTACTGCTGTTCTTATCAACGGGTTCCATACTCCCAAAGGAGATGCAATGGCCAA AAAGCAGGTTCATGGTTTCTTGAAATTCTTCTCAGCCAGTTTCTTCTGGGCGTTCTTTCAATGGTTTTATACCGGAGGAGATAGTTGTGGATTTGTTCAGTTTCCCActtttggattgaaagcatggaAAAATTC ATTCTATTTTGATTTCAGCATGACTTATGTCGGAGCAGGAATGATCTGTTCCCATCTAGTAAATTTATCCTTGCTTCTGGGTGCTGTGATTTCATGGGGCATTATGTGGCCATTAATCCGGGGACTAAAGGGAGAATGGTTTCCCGCAAGTATACCAGAAAGTAGCATGAAGAGTCTTAATGGCTATAAG GTTTTTATTTCCATTGCATTGATTCTTGGTGATGGGCTTTACAATTTTGTCAAAGTCCTCTATTTCACTGCCACGAATATCCACGCATCCGTGAGGAGGAAGAACCTTAATACAT TTTCAGATAACCAGAAACCGCTCCCTATTGATGATCTTAGAAGGAATGAAGTGTTTGCAAGAGAGAGCATTCCCATATGGTTGGCATGTGCTGGGTACATATTGTTCTCCATCGTTTCTATTATTGTGATCCCTTTGATGTTCCCCCAGTTGAAGTGGTATTACGTGGTGTTTGCCTATCTTTTCGCACCCTCTCTGGGCTTCTGCAATGCTTATGGTGCGGGCTTAACGGACATGAACATGGCCTATAACTATGGGAAAGTGGCTCTCTTTGTGCTTGCAGCCTTGGCAGGGAAAAGTGATGGTGTAGTTGCTGGACTTGTGGGGTGTGGCCTGATAAAATCCATTGTCTCCATTTCATCTGATTTGATGCATGATTTCAAGACTGGCCATCTCACTTTCACTTCCCCTCGTTCAATGCTTCTAAGCCAAGCAATTGGGACAGCAATAGGCTGTGTTGTTGCTCCTCTCACATTCTTCCTTTTCTACAAGGCTTTTGATGTGGGAAACCCAAATGGGGATTACAAGGCACCATATGCAATCATTTATAGAAACATGGCAATTCTTGGTGTAGAAGGCTTTTCTGCCCTTCCTCGGCACTGCCTGCAACTCTGCTATGGATTTTTTGCATTTGCCATAGTAGCCAACTTGGTCAGAGATCTTGGCCCCAAAAAGGTTGGGAATTGGATTCCACTTCCAATGGCCATGGCCGTTCCTTTCCTAGTTGGTGGTTACTTTGCCATTGACATGTGCATGGGTAGTTTGGTTGTGTTTATGTGGCACAAACTAAACAAAAGTGAAGCAAGTTTGATGGTTCCTGCTGCTGCTTCTGGTTTGATTTGTGGAGACGGATTGTGGATTCTCCCTTCATCCATTCTAGCTTTGTTAAAAGTTCGTCCACCAATCTGCATGAGCTTCCTCTCATCCAGTTCCAGTTAG
- the LOC106776191 gene encoding ATPase family AAA domain-containing protein 1-B isoform X1 encodes MGGSSETKFLQDLLLYAASAALSCLVLFAGLRHLDPNREASKKVLEHKKEIAKRLGRPLIQTNPYEDVIACDVINPDHIDVEFNSIGGLETIKQALFELVILPLKRPDLFSHGKLLGPQKGVLLYGPPGTGKTMLAKAIAKESGAVFINVRISNLMSKWFGDAQKLVAAVFSLAYKLQPAIIFIDEVDSFLGQRRTTDHEALLNMKTEFMALWDGFTTDQNARVMVLAATNRPSELDEAILRRLPQAFEIGIPDHRERTEILKVILKGERVEDNIEFGHIAGLCEGYTGSDLFDLCKKAAYFPIRELLDEEKKGKRSPAPRPLSQLDLEKAIATSQKTKVAASEYAGFSLQSPSRWSVPGDSGDSQIQAAINEFSKLVVSHMINLQPESQDP; translated from the exons ATGGGAGGTTCATCGGAGACGAAGTTCTTGCAAGACCTGTTGTTGTATGCTGCGAGCGCGGCGTTGAGTTGCTTGGTGTTGTTCGCGGGACTCAGACACCTCGATCCTAATCGCGAAGCTTCCAAAAAGGTTCTTGAGCACAAGAAAGAGATTGCAAAGCGTCTCGGTCGCCCCCTTATTCAGACTAACCCTTACGAG GATGTTATAGCCTGTGATGTTATAAATCCTGACCACATTGATGTGGAGTTTAATTCTATTGGGGGACTGGAAACCATCAAGCAAGCTTTGTTTGAGCTTGTTATTCTGCCTCTAAAAAGACCAGATTTGTTTTCACATGGTAAGCTTCTTGGACCACAAAAGGGGGTTCTGTTGTATGGACCACCTGGCACTGGAAAAACCATGCTTGCCAAAGCTATTGCTAAGGAGTCGGGAGCAGTTTTTATCAATGTGAGGATATCAAACCTTATGAGCAAGTGGTTTGGGGATGCCCAAAAGCTTG TGGCTGCGGTATTTAGCCTGGCTTATAAGCTTCAGCCTGCCATCATTTTCATTGATGAAGTAGACAGTTTTTTGGGACAACGCCGTACAACAGATCATGAGGCTTTGTTAAACATGAAAACTGAGTTTATGGCTTTGTGGGACGGATTTACTACGGATC AGAATGCTCGAGTTATGGTCCTTGCAGCGACAAATCGTCCTTCAGAACTTGATGAAGCAATACTACGGCGTCTTCCTCAAGCCTTTGAAATTGGAATTCCTGATCACAGGGAGAGGACTGAAATATTGAAGGTTATCTTAAAGGGTGAGAGGGTTGAAGACAACATAGAGTTTGGTCATATAGCAGGCTTGTGTGAGGGTTACACTGGTTCAGATCTATTTGATCTTTGCAAGAAAGCTGCCTATTTTCCTATTAGAGAACTGCtagatgaagagaagaaaggaaaacgATCTCCT GCACCTAGACCTTTGTCCCAGTTAGATTTGGAGAAGGCCATTGCCACTTCACAGAAGACAAAGGTTGCTGCAAGTGAATACGCTGGATTCAGCCTTCAGTCACCTTCAAGATGGTCGGTGCCTGGTGATTCAGGTGATTCTCAGATTCAGGCTGCAATCAATGAATTCTCTAAGCTTGTGGTTTCTCACATGATTAACCTCCAACCAGAATCCCAAGATCCTTAA